The genomic DNA TGCCGTACTCGTACTGGGGTATCGGCGGTGCCGACCCCGAGGCCTTCCGCCAGGCACTGGAACACGGCCGGGTCGACGAGGACATTCCGGTCAACCACTCGCCGCATTTCGCCCCGGTCGTCCAGCCCACCCTGGACACCGCCACCCAGGCGCTGGTGGTGGCTGCGCTGGCATGGCTGGCTCCGTCCTGATCCGGCGTGTGTACGCCCGACTGAGCGACGTTACATTTCCGCCCGAGAACGACATGTGATGAATCCGTGCCCAGTCGGACGCTCGTTTGTTACTGTCCGGTAGTGATCCGGGCTGGGGCAGTGGTCGTCGTCGCATGTATGGGTATCGTCATCAACTGTCTCGCAACCGGATTGGCGCATGCGGACGACTGGTATCCGTACTACAACGAGGACGAGTACACCGCGTTCTACACGCCACCGATTCCGTTGCCGGACGGGGTGCCCGGTGACCTGATTCGCACGGAGCCGTCGCGGTTGGTGCTGGAGCCGTCCGGGCAGCTGGGCGCGATCATGGCCACCGGCACCCGGATCATGTACCGCAGCACCGATGCCCGCGGGCGTCCCAACGCCGTCACCGGAACCTATTTCGAGCCTTTCAACGCCTGGCCCGGGCAGGGGCCCCGTCCGCTGATCGTCTACGGGCCCGGTACGCAGGGCCAAGGTGACCAGTGCGCGCCGTCGCGGTTGTTCAATCAGGGCATCCACTGGTCGCCGTACCTCGACTTCACGTTCAATTACGAGGAACTGTTCGTTGCGACCATGGTGGCGCGTGGGTTCGCGATCGTGATGACCGACTATGAAGGCCTCGGCACCCCCGGCGTGCACAGCTATGTCAACCGGATCGCCCAGGGCAACGCCATGCTCGACGCCGGCCGGGCAGCCATGCGCCTGCCGGGAACGTCCCTGGATCCGCAAGGGCCGCTGGCCTTCTGGGGATACTCACAAGGCGGGGGAGCCGCCGCCTCGGCCGCTGAGCTGGCCTCGGCGTATGCACCGGAACTCGACGTGGTGGGCACCTACTCCGGTGCGCCGCCGGCCGATCTGACTGCGCTGTTCCCGTTCGCCGACGGCAGCGCACTGGTCGGCGTGGTCGGATACGCGATCAATTCGGTGATGGCGACCTACCCCGAGGCCGAGCCCGCCGTCCGCGCCACCCTCACCCCCCGTGGCACCGACATGCTGTCCAAAGTGGCTGAGCAGTGCATCCCCGAGACCATCGCGAAGTTCACCTTCCGGCACCTGCAGCTGTATTTCAACGCGCCCATCACCGACCTGGTCCAGAAGGAGCCGTTCAAGGGGCTGCTGGACCTGCAAAAACTCGGCCGCTACACGCCCAATGCGCCGGTGCTGTTGAACAGCAATCGATTCGATCCGCTGGTGCCGTACGCGCCCGTCGCGCAATTGGCCCGCGACTGGTGCGCCCAGGGTGCGGACGTCGATTTCCGCACCAACGAGCAGCCCCCGTTCCTGAACAAGGCGGCGGTCAATCACGCCCTGCCGATGCTGGTGGACGGCGAACCGGCGATGCAGTGGATCGCCGCGCGGTTCAATGGTGTGCCGACAACCCCGAACTGCGGTCAGTACTGAGCAGAACTCTCGGTTAGGCTGCGGCGGTGCTCATCGTGATCGAAGGCGTGGACGGTGCCGGCAAGTTCACCTTGTCGCAGGCCCTGCAGTCGGCGTTCGCCGCCGCCGGAAAGTCGGTGACGACGCTGGCGTTTCCGCGGTACGGCCAGTCGGTGACCGCCGACATCGCCGCCGAAGCCCTGCACGGTGATCACGGTGACCTCGCGGACTCGGTGTATGCGATGGCGATGTTGTTCGCGTTGGACCGCGCCGGAGCCATCGACGAGCTGGCCGCGTTGCGGGCCGCTCACGACGTGGTGATCCTGGATCGTTACGTCGCCTCCAACGCCGCCTACAGCGCCGCTCGGTTGCACCAGGGTGCCGACGGTGACGTGGTGGACTGGGTGTACCGGCTGGAGTATGAGAGGCTGCGCCTGCCCAGCCCGGATTATCAACTGCTGCTTGATGTTCCGGTGGAGTTGGCCGAGCAGCGGGCGCGCTCGCGGGCGGACGGCGATCCCAGCCGGGCGCGGGATGCCTATGAGCGCGACGGTGGGCTGCAGCACCGCACCGCCGCGGTCTACTCCGAGTTGGCCGCCGCCGACTGGGGCGGGCGCTGGTTGATCGCTGGAGCGGATGCCGACCCGGCTGCCGTGGCCGCCGACGTCGCAGCAGCCCCTTGACCCGCGATCAGTAGATCCAGGAGATTGTCGAAAGAAGCTGTTGCATCGGGCGTTTGACCGATGCCTGCCAACTCCACGGATACCGCCCCGTGGATGGCGCTCCACACAGCCTGGGCGGTCTCGGTGGGTTCGGAACTGCCGAGACCGGTCACCAATCCGACCAGTGTGGTGAACACCGACCGGCCGTGGGTGGCCACGGCGGACGACTGATCGCTCAGTGGGGTGCCGGCGGCGAAGATCAGTGCGTAGCGGGCGGGATGGCCCAGCGCGAAATCCCGGTAACCCCGGCAGGCCCGGCGCAACCGGTCGTCGGCCTGGCCGCCGTCGACCTCGATCGCCGCGGCCAGGTCGTCGAGTGCCCGGTTGGCCAGGGCGACCAGCAAGCCCTCCTTGTTGGCGAAGCGGTTGTACACACCCATGGGCGCCACCGCGGCCTCCTTCGCGACCGCGCGCACGGTCACCCCGTCGGCGCCGTCGCGGTCCAGCACGGTCTCGGCCGCCTGCAGCAGCGCGGCCGAGACCTCCTCACTGGCCGTGCGTCGGCGCGTCACGGCCGCGCCGGTGCGTCGGTGGCGCGGTGGGCCAGCCACGCCAGCGAGACGTCGGCCACGTCGCGCCATCCGTGGTCGATGGTCAGGGAATGCCCGCGTCCCTCGAACTCGTGGAAGTCCGTGACGGCCTCGGATCGGCGGTACAGCCGATGGGCGGCCCGGGCGGTGCTCAGCGGAACGGTGTGGTCGACCGAGCCGCCGGTGATCAGCAGCGGGCCGCGGTCACCGCGGGCGGTGTCGACGGCGGCGGGGGAGCCGGAGACGAAGTTGGCGGTGGCCGCCTCGAACAGCGGTTTGCCGGGCGACGGGATGGACCACTGCTGCCAGAGCGCGTCGGATTCGGCTGCGGTCACAGCGTTGCCGAAGCCGTAGCGCCACTGCTCCTGGGTCAGCGCGACGGCGCGCTTGCGGTTGCGCGGGTTGCCGAGAACCGGCAGCGCCGAACGCAACTGGGCCGACGGCAGCGCCCGGATGCCCTTGATGGGGGCCGGATCGATGGCCACCGCGGCGGCAGCGCGATTCTGCACCAGCAGCTTCTGGGCGATCAGCCCGCCGAACGAGTGGCCGATCACCACCGGCGAGGTGTCGAATCCGTTGAGCAGCGCGGCGAAGTGGTCGGTCAGCGCGTCGATGCCGTAGCCGGCCTGGGTCTCGGGGTGGGCGCGAGTGGCCTCGATGGACGCTTGTTCGCCCGGCCACGGCAGCGCGACGGCCTGGTGCCCCTGCGCGGCGAAGTACTCGATCCAGGGCTGCCATGCGCTCTGAGCGATCCACAGTCCATGGATGAAGACGACGTTGGTCATGATGTCGGTCCCTTCGAAACTCTTATAGAACGATGTTACATAGGCCTCAACCGTGGTGGGGCCGCAGTTGTTCCCGAGATCCGAGGGAGATTTGCGCGTGTGGTACCGGAGTTTTGTCGCGTATCGGTGACACCATGGACACCATGAGGCAAAGGATCCTGGTTGTCGATGACGATGCATCGCTGGCCGAAATGCTCACCATCGTGTTGCGTGGTGAGGGGTTCGACACGGCGGTGATCGGTGACGGCACGCAGGCGCTGACTGCGGTGCGTGAATTGCGTCCCGATCTGGTGCTGCTGGATCTGATGCTGCCCGGCATGAACGGGATCGACGTCTGCCGGGTGCTGCGTGCCGATTCGGGTGTGCCCATCGTGATGCTGACCGCCAAGACCGACACCGTCGACGTCGTTCTCGGCCTGGAATCCGGCGCCGACGACTACGTGATGAAGCCCTTCAAGCCCAAGGAGTTGGTGGCCCGCGTGCGCGCCCGGCTGCGGCGCAACGAGGATGAGCCCGCCGAGATGCTGTCGATCGCCGACATCGACATCGACGTCCCGGCGCACAAGGTGACCCGCGCGGGAGAACAGATCTCCCTGACCCCGCTCGAGTTCGACCTGCTGGTGGCGCTGGCACGCAAACCGCGTCAGGTGTTTACTCGGGATGTGCTGCTCGAACAGGTGTGGGGATACCGCCACCCGGCGGACACCCGCCTGGTCAACGTGCACGTCCAGCGGCTGCGGGCCAAGGTTGAGAAAGATCCCGAGAACCCGCAGGTGGTGCTGACCGTTCGAGGGGTGGGGTACAAGGCCGGACCACCATGACAGGTCCGTTCACGTGATCCTGCGCTCGAAGCGGCGCACTCGCGGACGCTGGGGCCGCACCGGCCCGTTGCTACGCGGCCTGAGTGCGCTGAGCCGGGCGGTAGGGGTGGCCTGGCGCCGTTCGCTGCAGCTGCGGGTGGTGGTCCTGACCCTGGGGCTGTCGCTGGCCGTCATCCTGGTGCTCGGGTTCGTGCTCACCAGCCAGATCACCGATCGGGTTCTCGACGTCAAGGTCCGCGCGGCCACCGAGGAGATCGAACGGGCCCGCACCACTGTCAGCGGCATCGTCGGCGGTGAGGAATCCCGCTCGCTCGACAGCAGCCTGCAGCTGGCGCGGAACACGCTCATCTCCAAGTCCGACCCCGGCGCGGGGTCGGCGTTGGCGGGCGCCTACGACGCCGTCCTGGTGGTCCCCGGTGACGGTCCCCGCGCCGCGACGGCCGCCGGGCCCGTCGACCAGATCCCGGCAGCACTGCGCGATTTCGTCCAGGCCGGGCAGGTCAGCTACCAGTACGCAGGAGTGCGCACCGAGGGGTTCTCCGGTCCGGCCCTGATCATCGGCAGCCCAACCGCATCGCGGGTGACCAACCTGGAGATCTACCTGATCTTCCCGCTGTCGTCGGAGGAGAGCACCATCACGCTGGTGCGCGGCACCATGGCGACCGGAGGTCTGGTGCTGCTGGTGCTGCTGGCCGGCATCGCGGTGCTGGTGTCCCGCCAGGTGGTGCTGCCGGTGCGATCGGCCTCACGGATCGCCGAACGCTTCGCGGAAGGGCACCTGACCGAGCGGATGCCGGTGCGCGGCGAGGACGACATGGCGCGGCTCGCGGTCTCGTTCAACGACATGGCCGAGAGCCTGAGCCGCCAGATCACCCAACTCGAGGAATTCGGCAACCTGCAGCGCCGCTTCACCTCTGACGTCAGCCATGAGCTGCGGACGCCGCTGACCACCGTCCGGATGGCCGCCGACCTCATCCACGATCACAGCGAGGAACTGGACCCGGCGCTGCGGCGCTCCACCGAGTTGATGGTCAACGAGCTGGACCGGTTCGAGACACTGCTGGCCGACCTGCTGGAGATCTCCCGGCACGACGCCGGTGTCGCCGAACTCTCGGTGGAGGCGGTGGACCTGCGGTCCACGGTCAACAGCGCGCTGGGCAACGTCGGACACCTTGCCGACGACGCCGGCATCGAATTGATGGTGGAGATGCCCGCCGAAGAGGTGATCGCCGAAGTGGACGCGCGCCGGGTCGAGCGCATCCTGCGCAACCTGATCGCCAACGCGATCGACCACGCCGAACGCAAACCGGTGCGAATCCGTATGGCCGCCGACGAGGACACCGTGGCGGTGACGGTGCGCGACTTCGGCGTGGGCCTGCGACCGGGCGAAGAGAAGCTGGTGTTCAGCCGGTTCTGGCGCTCGGATCCCTCCCGCGTGCGCCGCTCCGGGGGCACCGGTCTGGGGCTGGCGATCAGCATCGAGGACGCCCGGCTGCACCAGGGCCGGTTGGAGGCCTGGGGCGAGCCCGGCAACGGGGCATGCTTCCGGCTGACGCTGCCGCTGGTGCGCGGGCACAAAGTCACCACCAGTCCGTTGCCGCTCAAACCCATCGCCCCGGAACGCGACGGTCGCACACCGTCCGCGCAGCCGCGCAGCCGCGAAACTGCCGGGAAGAGCCAGTGAATCGCCTTGCCGCCGCCATCGTCCTGGTGGTGGCCCTGCTGTCGGGCTGCGCCGGAGTGCCGAATTCGTCTGCGCCTCAAGCCATCGGAACAGTCGAACGGTCGGCTCCGCCCAGCCTGCCGAAGCCGACACCGGGCATGGAGCCCGATCTGCTGCTGCGTGAGTTCCTCAAAGCCACTGCCGATCCCGCCAACCGGCACCTCGCGGCGCGCCAATTCCTCACCGAGTCTGCGTCCAACTCCTGGGACGACGCCGGTAGCGCGCTACTGATCGACCGCGTGGTGTTCGTCGAAACGCGGAGTGCAGAACGGGTTTCGGTGTCCATGCGGGCTGACATCCTGGGTTCGCTGTCCGACATCGGAGTGTTCGAGACGGCCGAGGGGGCACTGCCGGACCCGGGCCCGATCGAGCTGGTCAAGACCGAAGACGGCTGGCGCATCGACCGGCTGCCCAACGGGGTGTTCCTGGACTGGCAGCAGTTTCAAGCGACCTACAAACGCCACACGCTGTACTTCATCGATCCCACCGGCGCCACCATGACGCCCGACCCGCGGTATGTGGCGGTCTCCGACCCCGACCAGCTGGCCACCGAATTGGTCACCAAAATGATCTCGGGCCCGCGCTCGGAGATGGCCAACACCGTGCGCAACATGCTCGCCGAGCCGCTGCGTCTGCGCGGCCCGGTCACCCGCGCCGACGGCGGCAAGACCGGGATCGGCCGCGGCTACGGGGGCGCGCGCGTCGAGCTGGAAAACCTGTCCACCACAGACCCGCACAGCAGGCAACTGTTGGCCGCGCAGATCATCTGGACGCTCGCACGGGCAGACATCAAGGGCCCCTACGTCATCGACGTCGACGGCGCCCCGCTGGACGAACGCTTCGCCGACGGGTGGAACACCTCCGACGTCGCAGCCACCGATCCCGGCGCCACCGACGGCGCGGCGGCCGGCCTGCACGCCCTTCTGGGCGGTGTCCTGCATTTCCTGGACGGAGAACGCGCGACGCGGGTTCCCGGCGGTTTCGGTCAGATGCCGGATCAACGCGCGGCGTCGCTGTCGCGGGACGGCCAGCAGGTGGCGTCGGTGACGATGGTGCGCGCCGGGGCGCCGGATCAGGAATCCGCATTGTGGATCGGCGCGCTGGGTCGCGACGGCGAGCGGTCCACCGTCGCGCGCAGTCTCTCGCGCCCCACCTGGGCGCTGGATCAGGCGGTGTGGATCGTCGTCGACGGCAACATCGTCCTGCGCGTCATCCGCGAAGCCGCATCGGGTGAGCCCGCGCAGATCCCCGTCGACTCCACCGCGGTGTCCACCAGGTTCCCGGGGGCCATCTCGGAACTGCAGCTCTCCCGGGACGGAACCCGGGCGGCCATGGTGATCGACGGCCAGGTGATCCTGGCCGGTGTGGAGTTGTTGCCGGGTGGTGAGTTCGCGCTGACCTATCCGCGGCGGCTGGGATTCGGACTCGGCGACTCGGTGGTGTCACTGTCCTGGCGCACGGGTGACGACATCGTGGTCAGCCGCAACGACAGCGCCCATCCGGTGTCGTTCGTCAACCTCGATGGCGTCAATTCCGATGGGCCCAGCGATGATCTGCGCATGCCGGTAACCACGGTGGCCGCCAGTCCGGCCGCCGTCTACGTCGCCGATCGCGCCGGCGTCATACAACTCTCCGCGTCGGGCACCGAGAACCAATTGGCGTGGCGGGGTGTGCAGCCCCTGCTGATAGCCGGCGCCGTGCCGGTGCTGCCCGGCTGACTCTCAGCACAGATAGATGAACGCCGCGTCGTAGATGAACTGGGCGTCCTCGTAGGTGACCTCATCGGCGGTGTTCTGGTAGATGGCTTCCACCGTGGTGGCCTCCGGCACGGAGTGCGCGATGTCCGTGCAGATCTGGTAGCCCATGGTCAACGCGACGTCGGTGGGTCCGGTGAAATTGTTGTTCGCCAGGTCGGTCAGGAACTCCTCCTCACCGGCGTAGGCGGGCGCGGCCACGGTGAGCGCGGCGGCGAGCATGGCAGGTATGAGCAACAGCTTCAACATGTCAGATTCCTCTGTCGGGAAACGATTCTTGAATGCATCCGTGAAGTACGGGTCAGTTGCAGAATATGAATGCTGGCGCTCGACGATTTCGTATTCGTGCAGGTATTCGACAGCGCGAGCTCAGGATAGCGACGCGGTGACCATGTTCGCAGCAATATGCCGGGCAAAGGTGAATTGAGCGCCATCCGTCACGTCGATACCTTTTCT from Mycolicibacterium tokaiense includes the following:
- a CDS encoding dTMP kinase is translated as MLIVIEGVDGAGKFTLSQALQSAFAAAGKSVTTLAFPRYGQSVTADIAAEALHGDHGDLADSVYAMAMLFALDRAGAIDELAALRAAHDVVILDRYVASNAAYSAARLHQGADGDVVDWVYRLEYERLRLPSPDYQLLLDVPVELAEQRARSRADGDPSRARDAYERDGGLQHRTAAVYSELAAADWGGRWLIAGADADPAAVAADVAAAP
- the mtrA gene encoding two-component system response regulator MtrA, which encodes MDTMRQRILVVDDDASLAEMLTIVLRGEGFDTAVIGDGTQALTAVRELRPDLVLLDLMLPGMNGIDVCRVLRADSGVPIVMLTAKTDTVDVVLGLESGADDYVMKPFKPKELVARVRARLRRNEDEPAEMLSIADIDIDVPAHKVTRAGEQISLTPLEFDLLVALARKPRQVFTRDVLLEQVWGYRHPADTRLVNVHVQRLRAKVEKDPENPQVVLTVRGVGYKAGPP
- a CDS encoding lipase family protein, translated to MGIVINCLATGLAHADDWYPYYNEDEYTAFYTPPIPLPDGVPGDLIRTEPSRLVLEPSGQLGAIMATGTRIMYRSTDARGRPNAVTGTYFEPFNAWPGQGPRPLIVYGPGTQGQGDQCAPSRLFNQGIHWSPYLDFTFNYEELFVATMVARGFAIVMTDYEGLGTPGVHSYVNRIAQGNAMLDAGRAAMRLPGTSLDPQGPLAFWGYSQGGGAAASAAELASAYAPELDVVGTYSGAPPADLTALFPFADGSALVGVVGYAINSVMATYPEAEPAVRATLTPRGTDMLSKVAEQCIPETIAKFTFRHLQLYFNAPITDLVQKEPFKGLLDLQKLGRYTPNAPVLLNSNRFDPLVPYAPVAQLARDWCAQGADVDFRTNEQPPFLNKAAVNHALPMLVDGEPAMQWIAARFNGVPTTPNCGQY
- the lpqB gene encoding MtrAB system accessory lipoprotein LpqB, yielding MNRLAAAIVLVVALLSGCAGVPNSSAPQAIGTVERSAPPSLPKPTPGMEPDLLLREFLKATADPANRHLAARQFLTESASNSWDDAGSALLIDRVVFVETRSAERVSVSMRADILGSLSDIGVFETAEGALPDPGPIELVKTEDGWRIDRLPNGVFLDWQQFQATYKRHTLYFIDPTGATMTPDPRYVAVSDPDQLATELVTKMISGPRSEMANTVRNMLAEPLRLRGPVTRADGGKTGIGRGYGGARVELENLSTTDPHSRQLLAAQIIWTLARADIKGPYVIDVDGAPLDERFADGWNTSDVAATDPGATDGAAAGLHALLGGVLHFLDGERATRVPGGFGQMPDQRAASLSRDGQQVASVTMVRAGAPDQESALWIGALGRDGERSTVARSLSRPTWALDQAVWIVVDGNIVLRVIREAASGEPAQIPVDSTAVSTRFPGAISELQLSRDGTRAAMVIDGQVILAGVELLPGGEFALTYPRRLGFGLGDSVVSLSWRTGDDIVVSRNDSAHPVSFVNLDGVNSDGPSDDLRMPVTTVAASPAAVYVADRAGVIQLSASGTENQLAWRGVQPLLIAGAVPVLPG
- a CDS encoding TetR/AcrR family transcriptional regulator, giving the protein MTRRRTASEEVSAALLQAAETVLDRDGADGVTVRAVAKEAAVAPMGVYNRFANKEGLLVALANRALDDLAAAIEVDGGQADDRLRRACRGYRDFALGHPARYALIFAAGTPLSDQSSAVATHGRSVFTTLVGLVTGLGSSEPTETAQAVWSAIHGAVSVELAGIGQTPDATASFDNLLDLLIAGQGAAATSAATAAGSASAPAINQRPPQSAAANSE
- a CDS encoding alpha/beta fold hydrolase, which gives rise to MTNVVFIHGLWIAQSAWQPWIEYFAAQGHQAVALPWPGEQASIEATRAHPETQAGYGIDALTDHFAALLNGFDTSPVVIGHSFGGLIAQKLLVQNRAAAAVAIDPAPIKGIRALPSAQLRSALPVLGNPRNRKRAVALTQEQWRYGFGNAVTAAESDALWQQWSIPSPGKPLFEAATANFVSGSPAAVDTARGDRGPLLITGGSVDHTVPLSTARAAHRLYRRSEAVTDFHEFEGRGHSLTIDHGWRDVADVSLAWLAHRATDAPARP
- a CDS encoding DUF732 domain-containing protein, translating into MLKLLLIPAMLAAALTVAAPAYAGEEEFLTDLANNNFTGPTDVALTMGYQICTDIAHSVPEATTVEAIYQNTADEVTYEDAQFIYDAAFIYLC
- the mtrB gene encoding MtrAB system histidine kinase MtrB, with the protein product MILRSKRRTRGRWGRTGPLLRGLSALSRAVGVAWRRSLQLRVVVLTLGLSLAVILVLGFVLTSQITDRVLDVKVRAATEEIERARTTVSGIVGGEESRSLDSSLQLARNTLISKSDPGAGSALAGAYDAVLVVPGDGPRAATAAGPVDQIPAALRDFVQAGQVSYQYAGVRTEGFSGPALIIGSPTASRVTNLEIYLIFPLSSEESTITLVRGTMATGGLVLLVLLAGIAVLVSRQVVLPVRSASRIAERFAEGHLTERMPVRGEDDMARLAVSFNDMAESLSRQITQLEEFGNLQRRFTSDVSHELRTPLTTVRMAADLIHDHSEELDPALRRSTELMVNELDRFETLLADLLEISRHDAGVAELSVEAVDLRSTVNSALGNVGHLADDAGIELMVEMPAEEVIAEVDARRVERILRNLIANAIDHAERKPVRIRMAADEDTVAVTVRDFGVGLRPGEEKLVFSRFWRSDPSRVRRSGGTGLGLAISIEDARLHQGRLEAWGEPGNGACFRLTLPLVRGHKVTTSPLPLKPIAPERDGRTPSAQPRSRETAGKSQ